A region of Mesorhizobium sp. M3A.F.Ca.ET.080.04.2.1 DNA encodes the following proteins:
- the acs gene encoding acetate--CoA ligase, with protein sequence MSEVYVHRVQPAWKKNALIDNDTYLKWYAESVKNPDKFWGKHGKRIDWFKPFTKVKNTSFDGKVSIRWFEDGLTNVSYNCIDRHLKKRGNQTAIIWEGDNPYDDKKITYNELHAHVCRFANVLKKHGVKKGDRVTIYMPMIPEAAYAMLACTRIGAIHSVVFGGFSPDALAGRIDDCKSTIVITADEGLRGGKPIPLKDNTDKAIDIAAKAGTQVETVVVVRRTGGKTGWMPDRDVWYHEEVATVKADCKPEKMKAEDPLFILYTSGSTGKPKGVLHTTGGYLVYASMTHQYVFDYHDGDIYWCTADVGWVTGHSYIVYGPLANGATTLMFEGVPNYPSQSRFWDVIDKHQVNIFYTAPTALRALMGAGDSHVKKTSRKSLRVLGSVGEPINPEAWEWYFNVVGNGKVPIVDTWWQTETGGILITPLPGATDLKAGSATRPFFGVQPQLVDSEGKILEGAADGNLCIADSWPGQMRTVYGDHDRFVQTYFSTYKGKYFTGDGCRRDADGYYWITGRVDDVINVSGHRMGTAEVESALVSHDKVSEAAVVGYPHDIKGQGIYCYVTLMAGSTSSEDLRKELVSHVRKEIGAIATPDKIQFAPGLPKTRSGKIMRRILRKIAEDDYAALGDTSTLADPAVVDDLVANRQNRKGV encoded by the coding sequence ATGTCCGAGGTCTATGTCCACCGCGTCCAGCCGGCGTGGAAGAAGAACGCGCTGATCGATAACGACACTTATCTGAAGTGGTATGCCGAAAGCGTGAAGAATCCGGACAAGTTCTGGGGCAAGCACGGCAAGCGCATCGACTGGTTCAAGCCCTTCACGAAGGTGAAGAACACCTCCTTCGACGGCAAGGTCTCGATCCGTTGGTTCGAGGACGGCCTGACCAACGTCTCCTACAACTGCATCGACCGGCATCTGAAGAAGCGCGGCAACCAGACTGCGATCATCTGGGAAGGTGACAATCCCTACGACGACAAGAAGATCACCTACAACGAGCTCCACGCCCATGTCTGCCGCTTCGCCAACGTGCTGAAGAAGCATGGCGTCAAGAAGGGCGACCGCGTCACCATCTACATGCCGATGATTCCCGAGGCGGCTTACGCCATGCTCGCCTGCACACGCATCGGCGCCATCCATTCCGTCGTCTTCGGCGGTTTCTCGCCCGATGCTCTGGCCGGGCGCATCGATGACTGCAAATCGACCATCGTCATCACCGCCGACGAGGGCCTGCGCGGCGGCAAGCCGATCCCGCTGAAGGACAACACCGACAAGGCGATCGACATCGCCGCGAAAGCCGGCACTCAGGTCGAGACGGTGGTGGTCGTGCGCCGCACCGGCGGCAAGACCGGCTGGATGCCGGACCGCGACGTCTGGTACCACGAGGAGGTCGCGACCGTTAAGGCCGACTGCAAGCCGGAGAAGATGAAGGCCGAGGATCCGCTGTTCATCCTCTACACCTCCGGCTCCACCGGCAAGCCGAAGGGCGTGCTGCACACCACCGGCGGCTATCTCGTCTATGCCTCGATGACGCACCAATATGTTTTCGATTACCACGACGGCGACATCTACTGGTGCACCGCCGATGTCGGCTGGGTCACGGGCCACAGCTATATCGTCTACGGCCCTTTGGCCAACGGCGCCACCACACTGATGTTCGAGGGCGTGCCCAACTACCCGTCGCAGTCGCGCTTCTGGGACGTCATCGACAAGCATCAGGTCAACATCTTCTACACCGCGCCGACGGCGTTGCGCGCGCTGATGGGCGCCGGCGACAGCCATGTGAAGAAGACCTCGCGCAAGTCGTTGCGCGTGCTGGGCTCGGTTGGCGAGCCGATCAATCCGGAAGCCTGGGAGTGGTATTTCAACGTCGTCGGCAACGGCAAGGTGCCGATCGTCGATACCTGGTGGCAGACCGAGACCGGCGGCATCCTGATCACGCCGCTGCCGGGCGCCACCGATCTCAAGGCGGGCTCGGCGACGCGCCCCTTCTTCGGCGTCCAGCCGCAACTGGTCGACAGCGAAGGCAAGATTCTGGAGGGTGCAGCCGACGGCAATCTCTGCATCGCCGATTCCTGGCCTGGCCAGATGCGCACCGTCTATGGCGACCACGACCGCTTCGTGCAGACCTATTTCTCGACCTACAAGGGCAAGTACTTCACCGGTGACGGCTGCCGCCGCGACGCCGACGGCTACTACTGGATCACCGGCCGCGTCGACGACGTCATCAATGTGTCCGGCCACCGCATGGGTACGGCGGAAGTGGAATCGGCGCTCGTCAGCCACGACAAGGTCTCGGAAGCCGCGGTCGTCGGCTATCCGCACGACATCAAGGGCCAGGGCATCTACTGCTACGTCACGCTGATGGCGGGCTCCACATCGAGCGAGGACCTGCGCAAGGAACTCGTCTCGCATGTCCGCAAGGAGATCGGCGCCATCGCGACCCCGGACAAGATCCAGTTTGCGCCTGGCCTGCCCAAGACCCGCTCGGGCAAGATCATGCGCCGCATCCTGCGCAAGATCGCCGAGGACGATTACGCCGCGCTGGGCGACACCTCGACGCTGGCCGATCCCGCCGTCGTGGACGACCTCGTCGCCAACAGGCAGAACCGGAAGGGCGTATGA
- a CDS encoding usg protein: MRDHSELDLMLRGYGLTTAKILYHFPDHPHLLQSYIWQDYDIAPTFPVLIRFIEFWKTKLDGPLHSVTYTHHQLIAPNEWRKVDGEFLLH, translated from the coding sequence ATGCGAGACCATTCCGAACTGGACTTGATGCTCAGGGGTTACGGGCTGACGACGGCCAAGATTCTCTATCACTTCCCCGATCACCCACATCTGCTGCAGAGCTATATCTGGCAGGACTACGACATCGCACCGACCTTTCCGGTGCTGATCCGTTTCATCGAATTCTGGAAGACGAAACTCGATGGGCCGCTGCACTCGGTCACCTACACGCACCACCAGCTGATCGCGCCGAACGAGTGGCGGAAGGTGGACGGGGAATTCTTGCTGCACTGA
- a CDS encoding aldo/keto reductase, with product MEYRRLGASGLKVPALSFGAGTFGGSGPLFGAWGNTDATEARRLVDICLDAGVNLFDTADVYSNGASETVLGEAIMGRRDAVLISTKTALPMGDGAADYGSSRSRLIRSVEDALKRLGTDYIDLLQLHAFDAMTPIEEVLSTLDDLVRAGKLRYVGISNFSGWQVMKSLGLADRHGYPRYVAHQVYYSLVGRDYEWELMPLGIDQGVGALVWSPLGWGRLTGKIRRGQPLPEQSRLHDTASFGPPVEDEQLFDVVEALETVAAETGKTVPQVAINWLLQRPTVSSVIIGARNEEQLRQNLGAVGWTLTAEQMEALDEASAITAPYPYFAYRRQEGFARLNPPAV from the coding sequence ATGGAATATCGACGTCTCGGCGCCTCGGGCCTGAAAGTGCCGGCGCTTTCCTTTGGCGCCGGCACCTTCGGCGGCTCCGGCCCGCTGTTCGGCGCCTGGGGCAACACCGACGCCACGGAGGCGCGCAGGCTGGTCGACATCTGCCTCGACGCGGGCGTCAACCTCTTCGACACGGCCGACGTCTATTCGAATGGCGCTTCGGAGACAGTGCTGGGCGAGGCGATCATGGGACGCCGCGACGCAGTTCTGATCTCGACCAAGACCGCGCTGCCGATGGGCGACGGAGCGGCCGATTACGGCTCGTCACGCTCACGATTGATCAGGTCGGTGGAGGATGCGCTGAAGCGCCTCGGCACCGACTATATCGATCTTCTCCAGTTGCATGCCTTCGATGCGATGACACCGATCGAGGAAGTGCTGTCGACGCTTGACGACCTCGTTCGCGCGGGCAAGCTGCGCTATGTCGGCATCTCCAACTTCTCCGGCTGGCAGGTGATGAAATCGCTCGGCCTGGCCGACAGGCACGGCTATCCGCGCTATGTCGCGCATCAGGTCTACTACTCGTTGGTCGGGCGCGACTACGAATGGGAGCTGATGCCGCTCGGCATCGATCAGGGTGTCGGCGCGCTTGTCTGGAGTCCGCTTGGTTGGGGTCGGCTGACCGGTAAGATCCGCCGCGGCCAGCCGCTGCCGGAACAGAGCCGTCTGCATGACACCGCGAGCTTCGGCCCGCCAGTCGAGGACGAGCAGCTGTTCGACGTGGTCGAGGCGCTGGAGACCGTCGCCGCCGAGACCGGCAAGACCGTGCCGCAGGTCGCCATCAACTGGCTTTTACAACGGCCCACCGTATCGTCGGTGATCATCGGCGCCCGCAACGAGGAGCAGTTGCGGCAAAACCTCGGCGCCGTCGGCTGGACCTTGACCGCCGAACAGATGGAGGCGCTCGATGAAGCGAGCGCGATAACTGCGCCCTATCCTTATTTTGCGTATCGCCGTCAGGAGGGGTTCGCCCGGCTCAACCCGCCGGCGGTGTGA